In Malus sylvestris chromosome 2, drMalSylv7.2, whole genome shotgun sequence, the genomic stretch AGTGACCATGGTTGGCATTTGGGTGGTAGAAGGACTGATCGGGTGAGGCGGAGATCAAGGTCAACGTCACCGCCACTGCCTTTTGGCGGCATTCAGAAAAGGTCACATTTTGATGAAGGAGTTGGGGTTATGCATAGGAATTATTCGCCAACTCCACTTGCACCTGTTCCTTTGGAGTTACAACACAGACCTGAACTTGTAGAGCCTGCAAAATATAGTGTGAATGATGATTCAAATAGTAGACGAGTTTACGGGTCTGAGAACAATGATTCTAAAATCATCAATGAGGAATTGAATGGAAGCAGATTGTCAGTTGGCGGTACACATGGGACATTGAGTCAGAAATCAATGCATGTGGAAGATGGTGCGGTAAGAGGATTAAAATCCACACTAATTCAAGATAATACAGCACTAGGAATATATTGGCCACCTCCAGACCTGCATCCTGTGATAGCTCCTGCAAAAGATAGTGAACACCTACCATCATCATCACGGAGTATGAACTTACCCCGTTTTGAGCATGGAAGGCCTCAGTATACGGATCCTGTTGCTTTGGATAGATTACCAGTGACAGAATCCTACAAAGGAGAGAAACCCATTCTTACTTCAAGGGATGGTTTGTACCCCATGGTGTCAAGTGCTCATTATACGGACTTTCGTCCTAGCTCCTCCACAGACGTAAGGAGTGAATTTCAGGATTCTTATATGGGTGGCCCACACTTACCTTCAATGGATGAATTTTCAAGTAGTAGACGGTTCATTAATGCATATAGACAAAGGCCACTAGCAGATTATCCTAGAGATCCTGGTTCTGGCAAGAGGAACCTGTCAACTTACCAGAGTTATAGTCCTAACAGAGGTGAGCATGCAGATTATTTTTACCCCAAATCAAGGGGAATGCCAGTTGATGATCGCAGATATCCATCTGATGACTTAAATAAAATCATGCCTCCACGAACACAACTTGACTATGATAGTACTCAAATGGTTTATAACCATCAAAATTTGTCAAGACCTAGTATTATGAACCCTGTTATGGATAGAATGGATGATACTGAGGAATTTTCTGGAAATTCAAGAAAGGGCATTATGCTGAATAATCCTACTTTGCAAAGGCAATCTTTATTAGACTACCCTGATTCAAGAAGAATATCAGAGACATCAAAGCATGGTGTGGAATATTCAGGTTCAGGACGCACACATGTCAGTTTAGGAAGGAGAATGTCACAAGATTATGAACTATCCCATTTCAGGGCATCACAAGATTTTCAGGTCGCACATCAGAAAGAAGATTATGGTTTTGAAAGAGATGTTAATATGAAGTATCAGGACAGGCCGTCTTCTGTGTCAAAATATGACTCAGAGATGAGTGGGCATCCTGCTGGAATGCAGATTATGAGAGAGGAGCTTGGAATATATGAACCATCAGATAGGATGCTTAAAAGAAACTATGCTACTGAAGAAGGTATGAGTACACATAATCCTAGAACTATTGGGTCTAGTAAGTGGACATCTAGAGAATTCCAAGTTTCATATGAAAGCGGTGAAGAGTGGAATGATGGAGATTTAGGCAGTTATTCATCTGCATCAGCTGGATTTGACCATGATAGATACAGTAAGGCTGAGAGGGTATATGTTGGGCACCGTCATGGTGAATATGAATATGATGATTGGTTGCCATCTCAACACTCTTTTGAACATGCACAAATGCATTCAGTCAGATTCTATAAACACGGTGATCGATATATAAAGGGTCATCGAAATTCTGGTCCATTAAGTAGGCATAAGGCGCATCACGCTGATATAAAAAGCAGTGTTCACAAACAGCACCGAGTTTGGAAAAGACATGATAATTATTTAGAAGATGTCCACGCAAGTGATGGTACTGATGTTGATCAATCAGAAAATGGGCTGAGCTCTGCACGTCCTGAGCCGTCCGAGGACTCTGAGGAGTTTATGCAAATGGTAAATGAAGCCTTTTTAACATTTTCTAAAAAGCTAAATATGAACTCGGCTGTTCGGAGAAGATACAAGGAACAAGGGAAGGCTGGTACTTTGTTCTGCATCGTATGTGGCCGAAGGTCCGTTTTCTTCTCTGTCATGTTCTTTTTAAGTGGGACTCCAGTTTTCATCTTTCATTCAGGAGGTTTTTAGTATTAGTCATATTGATTCAGTTATTTTGAGCTTTTGTTACTTAGGTTTGTTTAGTACTACTCAAGTCACTTGCTATGACCTTAAATTTGTGAAAGTTATGTGGTCTTTTAAGTATTTCCTTGTTGTTCATTGGGTGAACATCTTCTAATACGAAATGGTGTTTGCGGAGTTGTTCGTTACCAATCATGGGTGAAATTTCCAAGTAACATGGCTTTTGTAGTGGGAAAGACAGACACCATTTGACACAACAAGGATCGTCATAGTCCAGCAGAAAATGATACAGGGCCTCTTAAGTGTGTTTTTAGTTCCTTGTTGACTAGCGAAAGTAAATGTGGACATTCTGCATATAGTTTTAGGCTTTGGTGATGCAAAGAGATTATGCAAATTGGTTTATTGTTTGAGGTGGAGGGATAGGATGTACATAGGATGGATTGTGAACAAGAGTGAAATGAGGTTCTTGGCTTGAAATGATTCATTGATTCAAATAGGCGGAAATCAATTTCTCAGTCCACACTCTGATATGAACTTAATTGCTGAAGTCATTTTGGTATCCTGTTATTGGCATCCAGGTCGAAATGCATAGTGTTTCATTACTCATACATGCACTTATTCTACGTGaatacttttaaaaaaaaatactcaggACTTTGAAGGAGCTTTGGAGGCTTATTTTTTATAATGCCTGCAAAAATGTGATCATAAAGCATATCTGTAGCCTATGATGCAGTGTTAAGTTCCATAGCTTCTCACTTGGGGTAAGTTTATCTTTGAGGCTCTGGAGTCCATTGTAATTTCTAGATGGAGTGTAGAAACTGGCCAGTTAAGTAGAAGTTAGTCAGTTATAGTTGGTAAGAAATGGGAAAGAAGGATTTGTAGTGAAAATTGGAGTAATAGATTCTGTGGTAACATGTGTGTGAGTAGGTTTAAAGTTCCCTCACAAGAGCGCATGGAGTTATCTATGAAGTCAGTGACAATGAGATCAATCATTTGGTTTGCTAACGATGCATAGTAATATGATTTTTCATGTCGTTATCATGGGAAGCCCAAATATTTACTTGGTCGTGAGGTTGAATATGCGGGCTATTTCCTATATGGCTTTTAGAAAAGATGATTAGAACCCGAATTagaaataaataagtaaaatgTCATAAAACTTCAAGGGGTGAAATTAAAAGAGCAATCATTAGACAAAGTATTATCGAGAGTTAGATGTGCATTGATTTGTCTTGTTACTTCTCCAAGGTTGATCCGTACTTACTTTTATGAGGATATCACTGTGTCAGAGACGTGTCTTAAATTGATGCAAGTCTGCCCCAAGTCTGATAAAAGGACGTTGTGGTAGTTTGTTGCAGGTATAAGCCATCACACCTTATGAATGTGTATTACTTGATACGAATGAATGAAGCCCTGCAGCAAATGAGAGGCAGGATGATTAATTTGAATCAAACAACTGTAGCAGTTGAGGGTTGTCaaatagcttttttttttttttttttttttttggtaattcgTCAAATagcatttggttttgttttcactGGTTCTTTTATGAAGATATCAAAGTTGGATTTTTGACtttcatttttgaatttttatataTGATACTTATTAATGTATATGATACTTGATGAGATATCGTAGATGTttctgccttttttttttcgagtAGAAGTGGTACTCGCAAATACTGTGTCCTttcattgtgtttttttttttatctttttcaattgttTATTTATCTATGCTGTGTTGCAGTTTGTCGAAGGAGTTCATGGACACTCAACGCTTGGTAAGACACGCATATATGTCTCACAGAGTTGGGCTGAGGGCACAGCACTTGGGTCTTCTAAAAGCAGTTTGTGTTCTGTTGGGGTGGAGTACTGTTGTCCCCCCTGACACGGTCACATGGGCTCCCCAGGTCTTGCCCAAGGCTGAAGCTTTGGCTCAGAAGGAAGATTTGATTCTCTGGCCTCCTGTGATTGTTGTTCACAACATTTCTATGTCAGACAACAATCCTCAAAGTTGGAAGGTTGTATCCATGGAGGCGCTCGAGGCTTTTCTAAGAAGTGAgcgattttgttgtttttattatttagttaTACAATACTTACGCTTGAGCATAGAGTTATTAAAAATATTGAGTAAACTAGAAAATAAGAATTTAGAGTATCATGTATATTATTCGGGGTGAGGGGAGGATATGATGGCAAGATGCCTTTTGAAGTTAGGATAACAATTatttgttttgaatcttttgggTTCTACATGGCATGGCAGGTAATGGTTTAATCAAGGGAAGAATCAAGATTTGCCTAGGGAAGCCTGCTGACCAAAGTGTTTTGGTGGTGAAGTTCTTGGGAACTTTTACTGGGCTTGGGGACGCAGAGAGGATTCAGAAGCATTTTGCAGAGCATGGGCGTGGCAGAGTGGATTTTGAGCGAGCGACATCCTCGAATGGAAAAATTGTGGAAGCAGCAATGCAGGGAGACAACGCAGAGGAGCGATTTCTATATGGGTACATGGGCATTGTAGAGGACTTGGATAAGGTGGATTTCCATACCAGGAGCTGGACTGTGATAAAGAGCAAGAAGGAGATTCAGGACCTGGCCAATGCTCCTGTCAAACCTGATGAGAGGTAACTCATAGTTGTGCACAAATACTAGTTTAAGGATTACGCTTAGGTTTCCCTCTCGTAGAACATACCCTGAAGTGATCCGAAAAGAAAATATCATGTAAAAAACTCGAAGTCACCGTGAGCTTTTGTTATTTGTGCAATACTCTGAACTCATGGAATCCTGAGTGttttgcttgtaatttataCGCGCGGTGGCTTCCATTACATAAACAAAGTTATGTACCGTTTATGCTTCAATCCGTAGTCATGTTTATAAGGCCGAGTGGCGTAAATTCCACTTGAGGCCAAATTTCCTGTGTTGGATTAGCTTCATGAATAAAATGCCATTTGGTTTCGATAAACAGAATGAAAGAAATTATGATTCGAGTGAGAAGGAAATGCGATAAAAGATCTCACACGATGAAGACACTGGTGACCCGAGAAGCTTGAcattttgttaaatttaaattctgggtgttttatgttttggaagTAGATTAACGTATTTAATTTTGGaatgagaaaattgtagcaatggtccctcaactttattgtagcaatgatccctcaactttaactcaattggagtgatagtctctcaactaaaaattcatgaccatTGATCATTTCAAAACGTGCATCTATATTTCTTTTCATCAACTCTGTTAGAGCTTCCTTTAAAATGAGTCTTGTGTCATGCACATGAAGCTGAAATGATGAgcaaatatgaaaaaccaaatgagaacaattgtagtaatggtctctcaattttaacccaattggagaaatggtTTCTCAACTTTAACCAAATTGGAGCAATTGTTCCTCAACTTGAACTCatttgtagcaatggtccttccaacatgaCTCATTTTACGAAATTTTGACAGAGTTAACAAAAAACGACcatagttgcacgttttgatgagttaagagacCAATGTTAATGGATatttagttgagggactattgcttcaattgagttaaaagttgaaagaccattgctacaattttctcctTTTGGACAGATGGGGATCTTCACACTGTACACTCACAtctttgtttttagggttttggggtaAGAGTTCATTGTTAGGGTTTACAGAAACTGCAATTGTGCCAAAATCCGAAAAAGGCACCGTATTACAGTTAAGCCTCTCTGTAGTGATATTTTATAAAGGAATAAAGTTTTTACTGTTATAAAAATTTCGGTCCCAACTTGAGCTAGTTATATAATATAAACTTCACATAGTAATAATTGTTATTAAGTCCAAAAATATGCAGTCACAAACCGTCATCATGTCCAAATACAGTCTAAAAACGtgcttacattattacatttgattttttagtgtacttAGAACACAatgtggtacatcacgtgtcataaTACTAGTGGAGGGATATTTATAAATGTATCCTAAAGTGAGACATAATAATTATATCGTTCACTTATATTATAACGCGTGATTTACTATCCCGGTTCACATAAAAATTTCCTGACAAAGTGAGACTTAAAAGCGTATATAAAAACATGCAACTTTTATGGTTGGATGTCTTAATCTATTTTACTTGTATGGTTGAATGTCTCTGGTGGATATCGTGCCTTGTAGTGTACTCAATCCTTAGCTTTAATACATACCACCCAATGCGGCGTCTCTCTCAAGTATTAATGGAACTCTCAGTTAAACTTTTCACTGCAGTTTCATCAACTtttcaagaaaaaataaatatggaGCTGTAAAAACTTCGATATACTTGTTCATCTCGTTTGGAAGTTGAGACACTTGATACCGTAGGCAAAGACGAACAAGAACAGGAGCACGAAACCAATATGAGCCACGACGACGGCTCCGAGGAAGTCATATTCAAACCCTAATCTTGTCTTGAGGTACATCTGCACTGACATATGAGCTTCTCCTGGAACTTCAACTAATGAAGTTCTGTCTCCCACTTGGGATGTCACTAGTCCGTAGATTGTCCAAGCCACCGGTGAACCCCAGTAGTACCATCGCCACCATATCGGGATTTGCTGCAACATCAGCATGTATATAAATAAAATGCAATGATTTCTTTCATATATGTCGCACAAAAGTGATTAGCATTCATGTGTATAACTTGTGAAGAGAAAATCTTTAACATATTATAAGCTTGCGCGGGACACTTACCATCCTAGGGAGGAGGAAACCAGAGAAGAGGTTCCAGAAGCTCAGGAAAAAGGACATCACAATGGCTGCAATTTGGTGGCCTGGCGTGAGAGCTACAAGCATCATGCCGTACAATGTGAAGTAGATAAAGCACATCAATATAAAGTAGTAGAACAAGAAGAACTTGTCAACGTGCCAAGTGAACCCCATCATTGAAAAGAGGATGAGACTATACGCCAGAGTTTGGATTGCAACGTAAATTGTCTCAATCGCCACCTGCAGGGGACACGAAATTTACTGTATATTTCTATGGAAGATGAAGTTTGCTTTGATTGAACTCATGCATCAACTTTCCTAACTTGATATAAAGGTTTCGGCTTCTTTTACCTGAGCAAAAGCATAAGGCAGCGCAGAGTACATCCCTGCTGCTCTTTCGCGGTAAAATACTGTTCTTTCAACTGCCACAATAGGCTGTACCGAGGCGGTGTTGGTTGCTCCAAGGAAGAGAACGGCAGAATACATGGCTCCCACTAGATTTAGTAGGTCTTGTTCCTTATGTCTATTCGGATAACATTTTGCAATAAACTTtagaaatatgcaacaaataCGAAAGCAAAGTCTATTGTACTTGATTCTAACAAAAAAATGAGAAACCTTATGTCTTACGTTTGATCTCCTTTGTTCCAGAAAATTAGTCCAAAAATAATACCAACAATTATAGTCAGAAAGAGCCGGATGGCGTTGTATGGCGGGTTCCTCCAGTATGACCAATGTTGTTTCCAGAAGCAAGCTTTGCATTGAGTAAGAAAAGACTGAGAGTATTTGGTTGGGAAATAAAGGTCTTTGGATCCCGGGACTGGAGTGCTTAGCTCTGTTATAAGTTCTTGATTCTTCCTGGAAAGGAGAAATCAAATGATATAAACATTGTGTTAGCGTATTACTGAAGAACTTTTAGCAAAAGGATGCACAACGATGCAAGTTACAATTGCGGTCCTAAATGTTCCACTTACCTATAGAGTTCAGAGTTCGCGTATATATCCGCAAAATCCACATTGAGTCGGGACTCAACTGCAGGAGAAGTGATTTCCAACATCCATGTTGCAGGATTGTAACCATCTCTGATCTTTGTAATTCCGGGAATAGCCTGCAAGACGTTATAGACATTAGTTTGACAATGAAAGTAGCGTGGGGTTTATAATTCAACAATTTCTAATGACCATGTCACAAGTAATACTCACTTCAAAATATTCTATGAGCTTTTGAGAACAGCGGCCAAGGGGTCCGGCATAAATCACTTGTCCACCTCTCTTCATCAGCAGAAGCTGtgaggaaaaaaggaaaacaaattgaattaaagcAAGTAGCaaacaaaaactacaaattGCAAGACTCGGGCCACTAGTTTCGGACAATGAGATTGTCGAATACCTCATCAAAGGCTTCAAAAATGTCTATGCTTGGCTGATGAATAGTGCAGACAAGCGTCCGACCTGTATCCACAGTGTTTCTCACTGTACGCATTACAATTGCAGCAGCTCTTGCATCAAGACCTGATGTTGGctcatccatgaagattatggaGGGATTCGCCACCAACTCTACAGCTACGGTTAATCTCTTTCTCTGTTCTGTTGACAGACCGTCTATTCCAGGAAGCCCTACTAAGGAATTCCTCAGAGGTTTTAGCTCAACCAAATCCATGACTTCCTCCACAAACATCTACATGTCAGAAAGGAGAAAACTACGATAAATATATATTGTGGGGGAAGAAATTAAAAACCTGTATTGACAAATTTGAAtgtcacaaaaaaaatgataaaatcaaCAATGAGTTATGTGTCGAAGAAGATGCCTGTCTTGTTTCCTTCGTAATTTCCTTTGCAAGACGCAACCAAGCAGAGTACACGAGAGATTCGTAAACAGTTACATTTGGAGAGTGGATATCATTTTGTTCACAGTAACCGCTAACTCGAGCAAAGGTTTCTTGGTTCTTTGGGTAACCGGAAATGCTGATACTTCCTTCAATATAACCACCAGTTTTCCTTCCTGCTAGCACATCCATCAAGGTAGTCTTTCCTGCACCGCTGACGCCAACCAATGCTGTTAGAACACCAGGCCTAAAAGCACCACTAACATCTCGCAACAATTGGAGGCGATCCTCTTCAATTCCTTGGCTCTTCATTTCCTGATGAACAACTAACAGCTCTCAGCATTCATGAGGGATGGACTTAAACAATTTCACCATAATGTGATGCTGCGTATCAAAAAAGATACATAGAAGACTTACTGCAGGCATATCGACATAGTAGTTCACATGATTAAATGCAAGTGACAAAGGCTGAAACTTCAGCACCATTCCTCGCTTTGTAGATTTCATCACTTCCATATCAATACCTGTAGTTATTCACATCATATCATCATTAGCATGCTTTCTTTATCTTCCTTTTAAAAGAAACATTTGCAGTATGCATAACTCTGTATCTTTTGAACCTTTAAGCATTGGGGTAGTAAATGCTGAACTCAATTCTGTGGATCCCATTGTATCCAAGATTGGCTGCTTTTTACTTCCCTGCTTGTCATCGTCCTCCAAAATAATAGATTTAGAATCTCCAAAAGCTGCAAACGGTTTTGAAAGCAGTATTGAACTCAAAATCTTATTCACATAACTGAAATAATGCTTGTCATGAGAAATGATCGCTTACGGTTCAGAAAAGTCAGTGCTGCAATAAACAAGATGTTGAAAAGTAGGGAAAACCCGAGGAGTGCTCCTATGCATATCCAGTACCAGTACTCTTCTGTAAACATGCCTCTGGCCTTTAGGAGAGCCTTTCCAACTGTTGGTTCTGGGATTCGCGGGTCAATATTCGGCTGTAACAGAGAAAAAGTATAATAATGCCAGTCAGATATAAGAATAGACGTGGCCTCGGACATAAAATGACAATAGGAAGGAGATCTCACTGCACTCCATCTTTCGTCAAGAAATTCATTGATGGCTATGGCATTTTGCCCATACATCATAGGAGAAATATAGTAGCCCCATATCATCCATGGTTCGATGTCATCTGTATGAAACGGAGAAGACAACATTTTCATTCATACAGGAATATAACAAACTAATACAGAAACTTGAGTCATTATTCTATAGATGGGACAACTAAAAGCGCAGTGAACCTTTGGCAACAATGAATCCGCCGAGGACAAAAACCAATAGCAGTGTGAAGGTGCCAAGTGTGCTTGCAACAATTTGTGTTCTGCCAAGAGCTGCAATGAAGCGGAAGAGTGATAGGGCCATCTGATGCACGCTGAATAATGCCAATAGTTGTCGGAAAAACCTGCATCAATTTCAATGTACCGCTGAGAATAGTTTAAAGAAGTCGTTATCATCTGTGGATCCTATCTAAACAATAAAGATAGCATTGTACACACACGTTAGTTATGCTTTTGGGCACATACCTACTAGCTGCAGGAGCAAAACCGATGGTGTAATATGTGAGAATGATCCATAATCCTGATTCAATCAGTGATACGGGGATCCTGAGGACCCAAATTGGTAAGCTAAAAGCCCATGCCGGGTGTAACAATGCATCTCTCTGTTTAAAAAATACAGGAAGCCTGAATATAGTCATTGCTAGCTCTGTCATCCCGTTGAACATTACATTTATGAGACTGAAAAATAGTGCACCATAAAACTTCCCCCCATCCTGTAATCGACCGTGCTTCATTTCTGTTctcaaaaaaattgtcatggCAATTATTGACATGATTGTGAGCTGACTAGTCTTGAATATGTATAGAGCAGAGTTCCGCTTCATCAGGAGCCACTCTCTTGCAAAGCACGCGTTGAAGAGTTCCCAGTTTGAGATTCCGTACTTTTTTTTCACTAATGCAGCTGCATGAGTTTTAGATCTATCATAAGGAATCCGGAGTTCTTCAGACAGATTTTGACCAATTTGGTAACTTCTAAAATAATCTGAAAATTCCGATGCGCTAATATATCGGTAATTTTCATTCTGCCTAAACCAGTATTGTTCTTGGTCCTTTCCGGAAATAACCTCCTGCAGGAAGTCTGCCACTCCTTTCCTTTCCGGACACTTGAAACCTACACTCTCAAAAAATTCGAGTGCATTCTCTCGTGGACCTTGGTAAACAATCCGACCATCTGAAAGTAAGATAATGTCGTCAAAAAGGTCAAAGGTTTCAGGTGCAGGTTGCAGAAGAGAGATTGTCATGGTGATATCCATTGTATGAACCATCTGCCTCATAAACTGGACAATTTCGAATGTTGTCGAACTGTCTAAACCAGTTGATATTTCATCCATGAAAAAAACTTTTGCTGGTCCAACCAACATTTCTCCTGCATTCATCCGCACCAGCTTCTTATTAGAAAACAGGGTTGTGTTATGAACTGTCCGTTAAGTGTTTTTCTCTTGCATTTTTGTGTATTGTATACAAACCTGTAGTAAGACGCTTCTTCTGTCCACCAGATATGCCCCTTCGCATCTCGTCACCCACTAAAATATCAGCACAAATATCTAATCCAAGTAGCTGTTAAAGTTTCTTAGTTAGTACCAATTTTAGACTCCATGTGTGTGATCCAAAAAATAAGTAACcaacaagaacaagctaacctTCAGAATATAGTCCGTAAATAAACTGGTTTCTTGTCCTGCCAGAGCTGTGGCTTTCATGAACGTATCAATCTCAGGATCAGGTGTAATTCCTGATTCTTTTTCTCGTCTGGACAATTCCGCCAGTAGCTCGTATCTGGTTCCAACCCCTAAGCATCTTCCTGAAAAATCCAACGTTTCTCTTACTGTCATCTCACCATTGTGCAGATTATGCTGGCTGATATACGCGCATGTTCTTTGAGGAAAAAACTCTGAAAATTCATGACCACAGTAAGTGATCCTTCCGGATACCTGTTATATGATGGGGATCAAGTTAAAATTTCTAATATTTAGAACTATTATTTGTGAGATACTGAACTTCACAGAAATAGTTTGTGCAATCTTCAtgataaaaatttccaaaaccgGTCGAACTAACAAGAATCATAAACATTTACTTATTGTAATATTTCAGCATTTGCATGCTTCATGATGAACAATAAGACTGAGGGGCGATGTTGCCTAACATATGAAAGACATTGTTAGTGTGCAAAGGAAGGAGGATTCCGCACCCTTAGATCCTTATCCGTCCTGCCAGCAAGTGCCTGCAGGAAAGTTGTCTTCCCTGATCCTGGAGGTCCCAGAAGTAGTGTCATTCTGGAAAACGCTAACAAAATCAGCATAGTACGTAGCACGAGTTAAACAAATACAGTCAATCCATTTAGTACATCGGTCATATTAAATCAGAAGAATGACAAAAGTTTGCCTATTAGAGAACATGTGGGTGTCTGATTGACAATGTCAGTCTAGGAATCAAAGAACAATCAATTTCAACatgtaaatttgaaaagaacTAGACATTACCGTGATGGCTTAACTATTCCACTCACGTCACGAAGTATCTTGACTACTCTTTTCTTTGACGGGAAGAGCTTAATGAGTCCAAGAATCCCCTATTCATACAAAACACCAACTTAAGAATAGCAGAACAAAAAATTCTCTCTCAGTAGACGCATACATACTACGTATGCACACACATACTTA encodes the following:
- the LOC126612097 gene encoding uncharacterized protein LOC126612097 encodes the protein MHSRKHENFNKQSPASRLHAVGPDPYSNSGRRSNMQLEAADQSSERSLSPRGLPGDVGLSQRTDSIGRSDHGWHLGGRRTDRVRRRSRSTSPPLPFGGIQKRSHFDEGVGVMHRNYSPTPLAPVPLELQHRPELVEPAKYSVNDDSNSRRVYGSENNDSKIINEELNGSRLSVGGTHGTLSQKSMHVEDGAVRGLKSTLIQDNTALGIYWPPPDLHPVIAPAKDSEHLPSSSRSMNLPRFEHGRPQYTDPVALDRLPVTESYKGEKPILTSRDGLYPMVSSAHYTDFRPSSSTDVRSEFQDSYMGGPHLPSMDEFSSSRRFINAYRQRPLADYPRDPGSGKRNLSTYQSYSPNRGEHADYFYPKSRGMPVDDRRYPSDDLNKIMPPRTQLDYDSTQMVYNHQNLSRPSIMNPVMDRMDDTEEFSGNSRKGIMLNNPTLQRQSLLDYPDSRRISETSKHGVEYSGSGRTHVSLGRRMSQDYELSHFRASQDFQVAHQKEDYGFERDVNMKYQDRPSSVSKYDSEMSGHPAGMQIMREELGIYEPSDRMLKRNYATEEGMSTHNPRTIGSSKWTSREFQVSYESGEEWNDGDLGSYSSASAGFDHDRYSKAERVYVGHRHGEYEYDDWLPSQHSFEHAQMHSVRFYKHGDRYIKGHRNSGPLSRHKAHHADIKSSVHKQHRVWKRHDNYLEDVHASDGTDVDQSENGLSSARPEPSEDSEEFMQMVNEAFLTFSKKLNMNSAVRRRYKEQGKAGTLFCIVCGRSLSKEFMDTQRLVRHAYMSHRVGLRAQHLGLLKAVCVLLGWSTVVPPDTVTWAPQVLPKAEALAQKEDLILWPPVIVVHNISMSDNNPQSWKVVSMEALEAFLRSNGLIKGRIKICLGKPADQSVLVVKFLGTFTGLGDAERIQKHFAEHGRGRVDFERATSSNGKIVEAAMQGDNAEERFLYGYMGIVEDLDKVDFHTRSWTVIKSKKEIQDLANAPVKPDER